The Bacillus sp. FJAT-45350 DNA window TACAAAAGAACAACCAGATTTAGTAGAATAATAAATTTCTATTTTTATTAAAGGAGGAAGAATTATGGGAGTTATGTTAAATGGGAAAGTACAAGGAACGTCAGCATGGAAAGGGAAAGAACTATTAAAAGACGAATCATGGATATATTTTTGGTCAGAAGAAGCGATTGCTTCTCTTGAAAGCGCTTTAAAAAATGTCGAGCAAAAGGGACTCCAAGCACCAGACTTTACTAAGGAGGACTTCCCGATTCCTGACCTTGTTGATGAAATCGCTTACTTTGTTGAAGAATTAGAAAATGGAAGAGGATTTCTATTACTTCGCGGATTGCCAGTAGAAAAATATACGGAAGAACAAGCGAGCATCATTTATTATGGTATTGGGTTACATATGGGTATTCCAGTTTCACAAAACATTAAAGGTGACCTATTAGGTCATGTAAGGAATATTGGAGCAGTAGATACATCAAATGTTCGTGTGTACGAAACGAATGAACGTCTACCATATCATGCCGATTTATCTGATGTAGTCGGATTACTTTCTCTTCGTAAAGCGAAATCAGGTGGTTTAAGCAGCCTTGCAAGTGCCATGACTCTTTATAATGAAATTCAAGAAAAATATCCAGAGTACTTAGCGATTCTTTACCGTTATTTCCTAATGGAACATCTTGGTGACGGAGAGCCAGCGTTTACTCCGATCTTTAGCTACCACGATAGTAAACTAAGCGCACGTTACCTACGTAAATATATTGAGATTGCACAAGACAATGCAGGTCACCCATTATCGAAAGTGGAAGTGGAAGCTCTTGATATTATAGATTCGATTCTTCATGATGAGGATATTCGAGTAGATATGATGCTTGAACCAGGTGATATACAATTTGCGAATAACTATACAGTTTTCCATTCTCGTACTCAGTTCGAAGATCACGAAGATTTAGACCTCAGACGTCACTTATTAAGATTATGGCTGAAAATGCCTAATGCTAGAGAACTCGCTCCTGACTTCCCAGGTCGAAATGGAATTGCGAAACGTGAAGAAGCAGCTGGAGTGTAATAGCTGAACGATTTGAAATGGACATAGAATGCAAATACAATACATTATCACCTTGAAGTAAACACAGGACACTTCAAAGATTTAGTTGAAAGAATGATAACTGTAGAAAAAGTTTAATCAAGTAAAGTGGGAAACTATTCCCGCTTTACTTCACTATCTGTCAGGAGGAAGAAAATGTGGTCTAAAGGATTACGAGTCTTAAATCGCAGTATTGAAAATCTAACTGCAGTTATGTTAGCTACTATGGTTATCCTCATTTTTCTTCAAATTGTTTCGCGAGAGCTTTTAGGAAGTTCCTATGCTTGGACAGAGGAAGTTTCTCGTTATTTAATGATTTGGGTTACTTTTTTAGGAGCATCTTTTGCTTTCCAGCATGGTGCACATATTGGAATTGAGTATTTTAAATCAAAGCTACCATTACTGTTGCAAAAAATCTTTACAATTTTAGCTTTTATAAGCGGTTCTACATTTTTTTATTTTATGCTCGTGCATGGAGTAGCAATTGTTGAACGACAAATGGGGCAAACATCTGCGGCATTAAACCTCCCAATGGGGTATGCATATCTAGTTATTCCAATTAGTGGAGTATTAATGTTCATTAATCTATTAGATGTAACGTTGAAGTCTCTTAAAGGCAACGAACTTATCAAT harbors:
- a CDS encoding TauD/TfdA family dioxygenase, translated to MGVMLNGKVQGTSAWKGKELLKDESWIYFWSEEAIASLESALKNVEQKGLQAPDFTKEDFPIPDLVDEIAYFVEELENGRGFLLLRGLPVEKYTEEQASIIYYGIGLHMGIPVSQNIKGDLLGHVRNIGAVDTSNVRVYETNERLPYHADLSDVVGLLSLRKAKSGGLSSLASAMTLYNEIQEKYPEYLAILYRYFLMEHLGDGEPAFTPIFSYHDSKLSARYLRKYIEIAQDNAGHPLSKVEVEALDIIDSILHDEDIRVDMMLEPGDIQFANNYTVFHSRTQFEDHEDLDLRRHLLRLWLKMPNARELAPDFPGRNGIAKREEAAGV
- a CDS encoding TRAP transporter small permease, with amino-acid sequence MWSKGLRVLNRSIENLTAVMLATMVILIFLQIVSRELLGSSYAWTEEVSRYLMIWVTFLGASFAFQHGAHIGIEYFKSKLPLLLQKIFTILAFISGSTFFYFMLVHGVAIVERQMGQTSAALNLPMGYAYLVIPISGVLMFINLLDVTLKSLKGNELINEDT